The Alkalihalobacillus sp. TS-13 genomic interval GCTTTCATTTTAGCAGAAGGGAGAATCATTTAAAAATGAGAACAATCAATCGAATCACCTTCGTCGGCGCAGGGTCGATGGCAGAATCAATCATAAAAGGCCTGGTTTCAAGAAAAATGATTCCCTCTTCGAATATCATGGTCACCAACCGTACAGATGAGGAGCGGCTGGAGTACCTTGAAGATAAATACGGGATCCATATCTCCCACGATGATGAACGTATTTTGACGGAAACGGATCTGATCATCCTGGCGATGAAACCGAAAGATGCTCAATCCGGTCTTGAACGAATCCGTCCTTATGTGAAAGACTCCCATATTATCACTTCTGTCATGGCCGGTATCACCACAGAATTTATTGAGAGCGTCCTAGAATGTGATTGCCCAGTCATCCGGACGATGCCGAATACCTCAGCCGAAATCGGTAATTCTACGACGACCTTATGTATCGGAAAAAATACAACCCTGGAGCAAAGCCAGATAGTGGAAGAGCTTTTCAAGGCGATCGGTTCTGTAACCGTGGTCCAAGAGCAATATATGGATGCAACTACAGCACTTGCTGGCAGTGGGCCAGCCTATCTTTACTATATCGCAGAAGCCATGAAACAAGCAGCCATAAACCTTGAGTTGGATGAAGATAAAGCCAGGGAATTGATTGCTGAGACAATGATCGGTGCAGGACAAATGATGAAAGCATCCAGCACCGACCTGAATCAGCTCAGAATAAATATTACAAGCCCAGGTGGTACAACCGAAGCAGGATTGCATGCCTTGATGGAACGGGATGTCGAGGGTGCCTTTAAACACTGTATTCTTGATTCCGCAAAACGCTCCAAAGAACTGCAGAAGCATTTTTCAACAATACAAAAAAATCCTGCTAAACGATAGAGATTGTAATTCTTAAAACGGCTGTTAAAGAAGAGGCTTAACCCATTAGCCTGGGCAAAGGGGAAATCCACTCTTAGCAGAAACAGAATGGGAAAGACCGCTAACGGACACAAGAGACCTTATTTTCCATAAACTTGTTTTATTTATAAAGGCTGTTATCTAAAAGTTTGTTGCTATTGAAAAAACTTTGAAGCCTGTAAGTGTGAAATATACGAGACTCCAGCGGGATCAGCGGACCAAGCGAGACCCCACAGCGAGGAACGAGCGAGGAGGCTTGCGGTTCGCCCGCGGAAAGCGAGTATATTGCCACGAATCAAATAACAACAAAAATAACGGACACCAGAGATCTTATTTCGTGAAAATCAGCTCTTTTGTTCACAGATAACGGCTCGTATGTCCGTTGCGATTCCAGAAAAAATCCAAACCAAAAAGGGTGATCCAAACATTGCTGAAAATCGATGTTTAAGATCAGCCCTTTTTTTTATCTATTATTTCAACAGTTTATGGATCGCTGTACCGAGCATATCGTGGAAAACTCCGAACGAATAGTCGATATTCAAACGTTCCGTCCAACGATGAGGATCCCGTCCTAATGGTCCCAGGTTCATGACGGGGATCTTAAGCTGCTGTAGTTCATCCAGCGGAAAATGATAACCGTTCTGATAGAGCGGCATATTTCTGAATAAAGGAATAAGTCCTTCGACTGGCTGCGAGAGGCTCGTAAAACTCAAATCGGATAACCCAGCAAAATAATGCTGATTTTTCAGTACGACATTGTGTTGGTTTTTTGCATATTCGATCATCTCTCCTACCACTTGTTTGATAAAAGGATTCTCACGTGACGAGACAGCCGGATAGAACGGAGGACTGTAGAACAAGACGATCATCGGTCCCTCTTCTTTACAGAGTGAAGCCAGATCGAACACGATGCGGGTAGAAAGGTCACGGTCGCCTATCAACCTATAACTACCAGCGATATACGCCTGCCGTCGGACGATCTCAGCTTCTCCGTATTGTTCAATCGCTTTTTCCAGCAACTCCTGATACGTAAAGACTGAAATTTTACTATCAATCGGATCGAACGATTCCCACTGGTTGAAGGAAACGGCTCTCTCATTTAACTGTTTTTCAATACGCCCTGCTACCCTGTTCGCAATCGCCAACAAATCCTTATTGATTTCATTTATAGAGCGTTCCATCGTCATCATATTGAAAAGCGTCACCGCAACATGGGGGATCTGTACAGAATACTCCTCTTTCAAATCCTTTTGCATCAAATTGGTTGGTGGCGGTGTAACTTCCCCTTCAATCACTTCACAAAAATCGGTGTTAAGTTCCAGCTCCCTTGTCAATTCGGAAACCATGTAATTCGCGTTGATCCCGGAAAAAGGTTCTCCGACATGTGTCTCCATGCCGTAGCACAAGAAACCTGGCAATAGCTTTCCGATCGAACCTGTATACACATATTGGTTCGTATCTCCTGGGTAACGGGTAAAAACAGGCTCTGAATTCAAGCAGGCTTTATAATGTAAATCGTGTGTCTGGGACATCTCAAGAAGGACTTCTACCGCTTCCATCATACCTGTGGAGTTTGCTTCCTCATCAGGGACTGTCAACAATAGGATATTCCCATCAAATTCTCCCAGACTCGCTTTTTCCATCATCGACATCTGAAGCGCTAAGCCTGCCTTCATATCCATTGACCCTCTGCCAAAAAGCCATTCGCCGCTTTTCAAATCATCCTGGACAGCTTCCGGCAGGTCATTTTTGATCGTCATATATTCGGCTGTCAGTTCTTTTGGACGAAAAGCAAGGTTTTTGAATTCCCCGTAATCTTCTACATCGACGACATCGAAATGACTGATGAGAATCACCGTCTCCGAACTGTTCCCCTTTCTTATCAATCCTGTGACGAATTTACGCCCATCACTAGTAGGATGAATCTGTAAATCCAATGGATGATCCTTGAAATATTGAAGATCATTGAGCCTCATATGGATGAATTCACTGATCGCAATTTCCGCATCGGACCCAGTAATACTTGGAAACTCAACTAAATGACAAAGCAATTCCTTCAAACTTTCTTTATCCTGCCATTTCTTCATAGATGCTCACTCCCATACACTACCTAAAGTATTTGTCGAATTTGGTATTCTTATAGATGAAGATTTCGGTGTTTGTGATTGAAATCCTTTTATTTATTAGGCTTTATTAAATAATACTGTTAATTTCTGACTAAGTATAATTGAAGCGAAATTCACAACACTCCTGCGGGAAAAGCAAGCCCAGCGAGACCCGGCAAACGAATTAAGGATCTTCGAGTATAATGATGAATTTCGACTAATTACCACTACGTCCTGTGGTGAACGTCGAAGCCAGTACATCCTGTACATGTGAGGAGGCTTGCGGATGTAGGTTAATACAGGGAAGTGATGACTAGCTCAGCGACCCAGTCACTTGGATCACTTCAAACTTCCTGCGGCGGCGACAGCCTCCTCGTCATTTTTCCGGTGACCTACGTGACTATTCGGGCCGCTTCCGCTTTTAAGTGAATTTCGTGAAAATTAACAATAAAGTATAACAAAGCCACACATTAAAAAACTTCAGACAGGATATTCTTAAACAGGAAGCAAAATATGAATGAATCGTATATACTATATAGAAAACCTGTCAGCGCAAAGCCTAAGCAATGAAATTCTTTCACAGAAATCAATAAATACTCTCAACAAAAAACTCTATGTTAAACTATACATCAACCAAAATTGAAGTCGTCGATAAGGAGCGATCTCTTTTGACATATATATTTGCACATCGAGGAGCAAGTAAATATGCCCCTGAAAACACGATGTCCGCTTTTAAAAAGGCTTTAGAAATGAAAGCAGATGGTATCGAGCTTGATGTACAGCTAACGAAAGATAAAATACCTGTCATCATTCATGATGAAACAGTTAAACGTACGACTGACGGAAAAGGATTCGTCAGCGAGTTCACATATAATCAATTGCAAAACCTTGATGCAGGAAAATGGTTTTCGAAACAATTTAATGGCGAACGTATCCCGACATTGGAAGAGTTCCTCATCTGGATGAAACAGACAAAGTTGTTATTGAATATTGAATTAAAAAATACAATAATCCCCTATTATGGTATGGAAAAAATCGTTTATGAGCTAGTGGATCGACACACAATGAAAGATCGTGTCATTTATTCCTCGTTCAATCACTATAGCTTACAGGAATTGAAACAAATCGATTCAACTGTAGAGATTGGACCACTCTATTCCTCAGGTCTTTATGAACCCTGGAATTATGTGAAGAGTTTATCTACTGATTGTGTCCATCCACATTGGCGGACCTTACATCCTGCTATTCTGAAAGGGTTCAGGGATCATGATATAAAAGTCAGAGTTTACACTGTAAACGATCCTAAAAAAATTAAATGGCTATGTGATCAAAAGGTCGAAGCAATCATTACCGATGTGCCAGATACCGCCAGAGCAGTTGCTGACGGATCCTTGCTCGTCAAACCATCCGTCATCGGCAATGTCTTTCATAAAATTAATCCGAAAAGTTATTTTTGAGCGAATGACCCATCATCAAAGCGAACACGATGCATGGGTTTTTTTGCCTTTGTTGTCACCTCCCCTTTACGAAGCAAATTCCAAAAGGTGTATTCGTTTGTTGTGATAAACTATTTCATAAAGAGAAAGGGTGATGCGGGAGTATGAGTACGAAACTATTTGAACCGATTACTTTTCAAAATATGACTTTGAAGAACCGGATTGTCATGTCCCCGATGTGCATGTATTCATGTGATGAACAGGATGGAAAAGTGACAAACTGGCATACGACACACTATACAAGCCGAGCAGTCGGACAAGTCGGATTAATCATTGTCGAGGCGTCTGCTGTTCATCCACAGGGACGGATTTCCATGGAGGATCTTGGTATCTGGAACGATGAACAAGTCAAAGGTTTATCCAAGCTGGTGGATCTTGTACATGAACAGGATTCAAAAATTGGAATCCAACTCGCTCATGCCGGCCGAAAAGCGATTGTCGAAGGACCGATCTACTCTTCCTCACCAGTCCCTTATAAAGAGGGGATGGGAGTACCACTGGAAATGACAGTTGATCAAATCAAGCAGACAGTCGAAGATTTCCGCCAGGCTGCAAGACGAAGCCGAGAATCTGGATTTGATGTCATTGAAATCCATGGAGCACATGGATACTTGATCAATCAGTTCTTATCCCCATTGATCAATCAACGGACTGATCAATACGGGGGAACTAAAGAGAAACGGTTCCGCATCCTTCGTGAGATCATCACTGCAGTGAAATCAGAATGGGTCGGTCCGATCTTCGTACGGATCTCAGCAAATGATTACAACACTTCTGGCTATACTGTGGAGGATTACATAGACTATGCCAAATGGATGAAAGATCTGGGTGTCGATCTCATCGATTGCAGTTCTGGAGGGGTTGTCCCTGCTAAGATCAATCCATACCCAGGATATCAAGTGCAATATGCTGAAAAGCTTCGAGAAGAAGCTTCAATTGCTACAGGTGCTGTTGGTATGATCACCTCTCCTCTACATGCTGAAGAAATCCTGCAGAACGGACGTGCCGATTTGGTATTTTTAGCCCGTGAACTGTTACGCGACCCGTACTGGTCAAGAAGAGCTGCCCAAGAGCTGAATGTGGAAATGCAACCGCCGAAACAATATGAAAGAGGGTGGTAATTCTGTCCGGCAAGTTACTAAATCAAGCTATAACCCAATCAAAAAAGAGAGTCCTTTTTAATCCACACAAAGAGAGCTTGAAACACAGGCTCTCTTTATATTTTTGTAAATCCTCTTACAATTCCCCCCTTCTTAACCACGATTAGGATTTTTGTATTTTATACATTTGGCTTTATTAATCTTTGTGGTTGATCTTAAACGAAATTCACGACACTCCTGCAGGAACAGTGAGCCAGGTGAGACCCCGCAGTGACGAAGGAGCGAGGAAGCTTGCGGAAGTAGGTAAATGCAGGAAGTGATGTCCAGCTCAGCGACCAGTCACTTGGATCACTTCAAACTTCCTGCGGCGGCAGCCTACTCATCAGTTTTCCAGTGACCTTCGTGACTAATCGGGTCGCTTCCGCTTTTCTTACGTCCGCGGAAAGGGAGTGAATTTCGAAGAAATCAACATCAATCTTTAACAAAGCCAGACATTTAATACCAATCACCCATAATGTTGAGAATTTTCAATCTTTTGAAAGGATAATAGCCATGACAGCGTTTTAA includes:
- the proC gene encoding pyrroline-5-carboxylate reductase, with amino-acid sequence MRTINRITFVGAGSMAESIIKGLVSRKMIPSSNIMVTNRTDEERLEYLEDKYGIHISHDDERILTETDLIILAMKPKDAQSGLERIRPYVKDSHIITSVMAGITTEFIESVLECDCPVIRTMPNTSAEIGNSTTTLCIGKNTTLEQSQIVEELFKAIGSVTVVQEQYMDATTALAGSGPAYLYYIAEAMKQAAINLELDEDKARELIAETMIGAGQMMKASSTDLNQLRINITSPGGTTEAGLHALMERDVEGAFKHCILDSAKRSKELQKHFSTIQKNPAKR
- a CDS encoding M20/M25/M40 family metallo-hydrolase, with translation MKKWQDKESLKELLCHLVEFPSITGSDAEIAISEFIHMRLNDLQYFKDHPLDLQIHPTSDGRKFVTGLIRKGNSSETVILISHFDVVDVEDYGEFKNLAFRPKELTAEYMTIKNDLPEAVQDDLKSGEWLFGRGSMDMKAGLALQMSMMEKASLGEFDGNILLLTVPDEEANSTGMMEAVEVLLEMSQTHDLHYKACLNSEPVFTRYPGDTNQYVYTGSIGKLLPGFLCYGMETHVGEPFSGINANYMVSELTRELELNTDFCEVIEGEVTPPPTNLMQKDLKEEYSVQIPHVAVTLFNMMTMERSINEINKDLLAIANRVAGRIEKQLNERAVSFNQWESFDPIDSKISVFTYQELLEKAIEQYGEAEIVRRQAYIAGSYRLIGDRDLSTRIVFDLASLCKEEGPMIVLFYSPPFYPAVSSRENPFIKQVVGEMIEYAKNQHNVVLKNQHYFAGLSDLSFTSLSQPVEGLIPLFRNMPLYQNGYHFPLDELQQLKIPVMNLGPLGRDPHRWTERLNIDYSFGVFHDMLGTAIHKLLK
- a CDS encoding glycerophosphodiester phosphodiesterase — protein: MTYIFAHRGASKYAPENTMSAFKKALEMKADGIELDVQLTKDKIPVIIHDETVKRTTDGKGFVSEFTYNQLQNLDAGKWFSKQFNGERIPTLEEFLIWMKQTKLLLNIELKNTIIPYYGMEKIVYELVDRHTMKDRVIYSSFNHYSLQELKQIDSTVEIGPLYSSGLYEPWNYVKSLSTDCVHPHWRTLHPAILKGFRDHDIKVRVYTVNDPKKIKWLCDQKVEAIITDVPDTARAVADGSLLVKPSVIGNVFHKINPKSYF
- the namA gene encoding NADPH dehydrogenase NamA; its protein translation is MSTKLFEPITFQNMTLKNRIVMSPMCMYSCDEQDGKVTNWHTTHYTSRAVGQVGLIIVEASAVHPQGRISMEDLGIWNDEQVKGLSKLVDLVHEQDSKIGIQLAHAGRKAIVEGPIYSSSPVPYKEGMGVPLEMTVDQIKQTVEDFRQAARRSRESGFDVIEIHGAHGYLINQFLSPLINQRTDQYGGTKEKRFRILREIITAVKSEWVGPIFVRISANDYNTSGYTVEDYIDYAKWMKDLGVDLIDCSSGGVVPAKINPYPGYQVQYAEKLREEASIATGAVGMITSPLHAEEILQNGRADLVFLARELLRDPYWSRRAAQELNVEMQPPKQYERGW